In one Geoglobus acetivorans genomic region, the following are encoded:
- a CDS encoding mRNA surveillance protein pelota, with product MKVVEESLKGDQGEIKLIPESVEDLWHLKYIIEPGDVVFSLTKRASESSDKLRSDKQMVTVRLGIRVEKVEFHKFANRLRISGVIVAGIDESGHHTLNIVPGKELSIIKERWKDEQIERIKAAVESSNRPDIAILTIEEGDAVLGVLRQWGVEEVAGISRSYGKDRGDSRKEFFGDVHAMLKNVDFNYLVIAGPGFAKEDFYRFLKDRDPTMAEKAILSDASAIGMRGFVEVIRRGVVERIAGELRIARDAEYLEKLLEEISKDGKAVYGIEDVRKAYEYGALEILLVADEYLRKEREKWDIDSFLRGVENMNGRVVIMSSEFEPGKQLMALGGIAGLLRFKI from the coding sequence ATGAAGGTCGTGGAAGAAAGTCTGAAGGGCGATCAGGGAGAAATAAAACTAATTCCTGAATCTGTTGAGGATCTCTGGCATCTGAAATACATAATTGAACCTGGAGATGTGGTTTTTTCTCTCACCAAACGTGCGAGTGAAAGTTCAGACAAGCTAAGGAGCGATAAGCAGATGGTTACAGTGAGGCTGGGTATAAGAGTGGAAAAGGTGGAATTTCACAAGTTCGCCAACAGGCTGAGAATTTCTGGCGTGATAGTAGCGGGAATTGATGAATCGGGACATCACACCCTGAATATAGTTCCGGGCAAGGAGCTGAGCATAATTAAGGAGAGATGGAAAGATGAACAGATTGAGAGAATAAAAGCAGCTGTTGAAAGCTCGAACAGGCCGGATATTGCCATACTGACAATAGAAGAAGGGGATGCTGTACTGGGTGTCTTGAGGCAGTGGGGCGTCGAGGAGGTTGCGGGTATTTCAAGGAGCTATGGCAAGGACAGGGGAGATTCCAGAAAGGAGTTTTTTGGAGATGTGCATGCCATGCTTAAAAACGTTGATTTCAACTACCTGGTTATTGCGGGGCCGGGATTTGCCAAGGAGGACTTCTACAGGTTTTTGAAGGATAGAGATCCAACAATGGCTGAAAAAGCGATACTCTCAGATGCTTCGGCCATAGGAATGAGGGGCTTTGTTGAGGTTATCAGGAGAGGAGTTGTGGAGAGAATTGCTGGAGAACTCAGAATTGCAAGAGATGCAGAATATCTGGAAAAGCTGCTTGAGGAAATTTCAAAGGATGGAAAGGCCGTGTACGGTATTGAAGACGTCAGGAAGGCATACGAATATGGAGCGCTGGAAATTCTGCTTGTTGCGGACGAGTACCTCAGAAAGGAAAGGGAAAAGTGGGACATTGACAGCTTTCTGAGAGGTGTGGAGAACATGAACGGAAGGGTTGTTATAATGAGCAGCGAATTTGAGCCGGGGAAGCAGCTGATGGCGCTGGGCGGGATCGCCGGGCTGCTGAGGTTCAAAATTTAG
- a CDS encoding diacylglycerol/polyprenol kinase family protein produces MDEKLRNELLRKSIHISGLLYIPSIIYLGKDITALLVAAITVAAIIFEIARKRKRTVVEVLLRDYERKRVPGYIYTGVAFSTITPFFSTGACIISAVTAFAGDGTAGIVKRVKPELALPAFILPCLVLIPLLPVNPVYAIISAIISSFLDGRKWEDNLTIPLSAALSYELLRFLC; encoded by the coding sequence ATGGACGAAAAGCTCAGAAACGAACTGCTGAGAAAGTCCATCCACATTTCCGGCCTGCTGTACATACCATCCATCATCTACCTCGGGAAGGACATCACGGCCCTTCTCGTTGCAGCCATCACCGTTGCTGCAATCATCTTCGAGATCGCGAGAAAGAGAAAGAGAACGGTCGTTGAAGTTCTGCTGAGGGACTACGAAAGGAAAAGGGTCCCGGGCTACATATACACGGGTGTTGCCTTTTCAACCATAACCCCATTTTTCAGCACGGGAGCATGCATAATTTCAGCAGTTACAGCGTTTGCAGGAGATGGAACTGCCGGAATCGTGAAAAGGGTAAAGCCTGAGCTTGCACTTCCGGCATTCATCCTGCCATGCCTTGTCCTCATCCCTCTCCTGCCTGTGAATCCAGTATATGCCATCATTTCAGCAATCATTTCATCATTTCTTGATGGAAGGAAATGGGAGGATAACCTCACGATACCTCTCTCAGCAGCGCTGAGCTACGAATTGCTCAGATTCCTGTGTTAA
- a CDS encoding nucleotidyltransferase domain-containing protein, whose translation MERIAYFKSPERFVREMKEHIYKVVKEFEIYIFGSAVRGDYSPGLSDIDVAIVSDEFKDRDKKLQVYDLLFEKYFHTPFEFHILTKRQWEFYRRFIGDDLVKV comes from the coding sequence GTGGAGAGAATAGCATATTTCAAAAGCCCCGAAAGGTTTGTAAGGGAGATGAAGGAACACATATACAAAGTAGTTAAGGAGTTCGAAATTTACATATTTGGTTCCGCTGTAAGGGGTGACTATTCGCCGGGACTGAGTGACATAGATGTAGCAATCGTTTCTGATGAGTTCAAGGATAGAGACAAAAAGCTCCAAGTCTACGACCTGCTTTTTGAGAAATACTTCCACACACCCTTCGAGTTCCACATTCTGACGAAAAGACAGTGGGAGTTCTACCGGAGATTCATAGGTGATGACCTCGTAAAGGTGTGA
- a CDS encoding HEPN domain-containing protein yields the protein MREEILLYLDRAKKFRRNAEFNFRNNDYDLAMFHIEMAMQLLIKAKLLHLKGYFEKTYSLRKLLSELEDVEGVNDFMKKYRVVLRNLERAYITSRYYFEEFFEDEVEEAFKALSELEEILWRE from the coding sequence ATGAGAGAGGAGATACTGCTGTACCTTGACAGGGCAAAAAAGTTCAGGAGAAATGCTGAGTTTAATTTCAGGAACAACGACTATGATCTGGCGATGTTTCACATAGAAATGGCCATGCAACTCCTGATTAAAGCAAAGCTGCTCCACCTCAAGGGATACTTCGAGAAAACGTACAGTCTCAGAAAACTGCTCTCTGAGCTTGAAGACGTTGAAGGTGTGAATGACTTTATGAAAAAGTACAGAGTTGTCCTGAGAAATCTGGAAAGAGCGTACATAACATCCAGATACTATTTTGAAGAGTTCTTCGAAGATGAAGTAGAAGAGGCTTTCAAAGCATTAAGCGAGCTGGAGGAGATCCTGTGGAGAGAATAG